CCTTGATCTGAATATGCCCAGGGTAGATGGCAAGCAGTTTCTTGCCGAAATACGCCAGCAGGAACATCTGCGGCATATTCCTGTCATCATCTACACTACCTCTTCCCATGATTCAGATAAGCGGGAAACCAATGCGCTGGGCGCCTCTTACTTTCTGACGAAACCCAATAACCTGCACGAACTTACTCATATACTAACATCTATTCTTCAGCGTAAGCTATTTTAAATAAAAAGCCTCACAATGATTTGTGAGGCAGTTTTTCTTACCATTGTTACTATTTTAAACCCTCATATATGCGCGAACATATAGCTTAA
The genomic region above belongs to Chitinophaga sp. 180180018-3 and contains:
- a CDS encoding response regulator; protein product: MSLFKIDMPNSCKYTSVLLIDDDIDDRMIFGEVLKELAPEITYHEAINGEDALHKLTGELAPDIIFLDLNMPRVDGKQFLAEIRQQEHLRHIPVIIYTTSSHDSDKRETNALGASYFLTKPNNLHELTHILTSILQRKLF